A genomic window from Macaca mulatta isolate MMU2019108-1 chromosome 19, T2T-MMU8v2.0, whole genome shotgun sequence includes:
- the TRPM4 gene encoding transient receptor potential cation channel subfamily M member 4 isoform X24 has protein sequence MCLLSDKATSLLSLDADLGQAPWSDLLIWALLLNRAQMAMYFWEMGSNAVSSALGACLLLRVMARLEPDAEEAARRKDLAIKFEGMGVDLFGECYHSSEVRAACLLLRRCPLWGDATCLQLAMQADARAFFAQDGVQSLLTQKWWGDMASTTHIWALVLAFFCPPLIYTRLITFRKSEEEHTREELEFDMDSAVNGEGPVGTADPAEKTPLGVPRQPGRRDCCAGYCGGHWCLRRWFHFWGAPVTVFMGNVVSYLLFLLLFARVLLVDFQPAPPGALELLLYFWAFTLLCEELRQGLSGGGGSLASGGPGPGHASLSQRLCLYLADSWNQCDLVALTCFLLGVGCRLTPGLYHLGRTVLCIDFMVFTVRLLHIFTVNKQLGPKIVIVNKMMKDVFFFLFFLGVWLVAYGVATEGLLRPRNSDLPSILRRVFYRPYLQIFGQIPQEDMDVALMEHSNCSSEPGFWAHPPRTQAGVCVSQYANWLVVLLLVIFLLVANILLVNLLIAMFSYTFGKVQGNSDLYWKAQRYRLIREFHSRPTLAPPFIVISHLRLLLRQLCRRPRSPQPSSPTLEHFLVCLSKEAERKLLTWESVHKENFLLARARDKRESDSERLKRTSQKVDMALKQLGHIREYEQRLKVLEREIQHCSRVLGWVAEALSRSALLPPGGPPPPDLPGPKD, from the exons GGTTCCAATGCAGTTTCCTCAGCTCTTGGGGCCTGTTTGCTGCTCCGGGTGATGGCACGTTTGGAGCCTGATGCTGAGGAGGCAGCACGGAGGAAAGACCTGGCGATCAAGTTTGAGGGGATGGGCGTTG ACCTCTTTGGTGAGTGCTATCACAGCAGTGAGGTAAGGgctgcctgcctcctcctccgTCGCTGCCCACTCTGGGGGGATGCCACTTGCCTGCAGCTGGCCATGCAAGCTGACGCCCGTGCCTTCTTTGCCCAGGATGGGGTACAG TCTCTGCTGACACAGAAGTGGTGGGGAGATATGGCCAGCACTACACACATCTGGGCCCTGGTTCTTGCCTTCTTTTGCCCCCCACTCATCTACACCCGCCTCATCACCTTCAG GAAATCAGAAGAGGAGCACACACGGGAGGAGCTAGAGTTCGACATGGATAGTGCCGTTAACGGAGAAGGGCCTGTTGG GACGGCGGACCCCGCGGAGAAGACGCCGCTGGGGGTCCCGCGCCAGCCCGGCCGCCGGGATTGCTGCGCGGGCTACTGCGGGGGCCACTGGTGCCTACGCCGCTGGTTCCACTTCTGGGGAGCGCCGGTGACCGTCTTCATGGGCAACGTGGTCAGCTACCTGCTGTTCCTGCTGCTGTTCGCGCGGGTGCTGCTCGTGGATTTCCAGCCGGCGCCACCCGGCGCCCTGGAGCTGCTGCTCTACTTCTGGGCGTTCACACTGCTGTGCGAGGAGCTGCGCCAGGGCCTGAGCGGAGGCGGGGGCAGCTTGGCCAGCGGGGGCCCCGGGCCCGGCCATGCCTCACTGAGCCAGCGCCTGTGCCTCTACCTCGCCGACAGCTGGAACCAGTGCGACCTAGTGGCCCTCACCTGCTTCCTCCTGGGCGTGGGCTGCCG GCTGACCCCGGGTTTGTACCACCTGGGCCGCACCGTCCTCTGCATTGACTTCATGGTTTTTACGGTGCGGCTGCTGCACATCTTCACGGTCAACAAACAGCTGGGGCCCAAGATCGTCATCGTGAACAAGATG ATGAAGGACgtgttcttcttcctcttcttcctcggCGTGTGGCTGGTGGCCTATGGCGTGGCCACGGAGGGGCTCCTAAGGCCACGGAACAGTGACCTCCCAAGTATCCTGCGCCGCGTCTTCTACCGTCCTTACCTGCAGATATTCGGGCAGATCCCCCAGGAGGACATGGACG TGGCCCTCATGGAGCACAGCAACTGCTCGTCGGAGCCCGGCTTCTGGGCACACCCTCCCCGGACCCAGGCGGGTGTCTGTGTCTCCCAGTATGCCAACTGGCTGGTGGTGCTGCTCCTCGTCATCTTCCTGCTCGTGGCCAACATCCTGCTGGTCAATTTGCTCATCGCCATGTTCAG CTACACGTTCGGCAAAGTACAGGGCAACAGCGATCTCTACTGGAAGGCGCAGCGCTACCGCCTCATCCGGGAATTCCACTCTCGGCCCACGCTGGCCCCGCCCTTTATCGTCATCTCCCACTTGCGCCTCCTGCTCAGGCAATTGTGCAGGCGCCCCCGGAGCCCCCAGCCGTCCTCCCCGACCCTCGAGCATTTCC TGGTCTGCCTTTCTAAGGAAGCCGAGCGGAAGCTGCTAACGTGGGAATCGGTGCATAAGGAGAACTTCCTGCTGGCACGCGCTAGGGACAAGCGGGAGAGCGACTCCGAGCGTCTGAAGCGCACGTCCCAGAA GGTGGACATGGCACTGAAACAGCTGGGACACATCCGCGAGTACGAACAGCGCCTGAAAGTGCTGGAGCGGGAG ATCCAGCACTGTAGCCGCGTCCTCGGGTGGGTGGCCGAGGCCCTGAGCCGCTCTGCCTTGCTGCCCCCAGGTGGGCCGCCACCCCCTGACCTCCCTGGGCCCAAAG ACTGA